In the Leptotrichia sp. oral taxon 223 genome, CTCGGATAAGGGGAAAATAGAGATAAATGGGAAAATTTCAAGTCTTTTGGAACTAGGAGCAGGATTTCATCCCGATATGACTGGAAGGGAAAATATTTATACAAATGCTTCTATATTTGGGCTTACTAAAAAGGAAATAGATGGCAGGCTAGATGAGATAATAGAATTTTCTGAGTTAGAAGAGTTTATAGACAGTCCAGTTAGAACATATTCTTCAGGAATGTATATGAGATTAGCTTTTTCTGTTGCGATAAATGTTGATGCTGATATTTTATTGATTGATGAAATTTTGGCGGTTGGTGATGCTAGGTTTCAGGCTAAATGTTTTAATAAAATGCTGGAATTGAAAAAAAGAGGAATTACAATTGTAATAGTGTCACATGATTTAGGTTCTATAGAAAGATTGTGCAATAGAGCTGTATGGATTGAAAATGGCAAAATAAAAGATGAAGGTATACCGCACGATATTGTTGCAGAATATTTAGATGACATTATGAATAAAGATAAGAATGAAAAAATTAAAATAAAAGATCAAAGTAAAGTAAATGATCAGGAAAAGAAGAAAGAGGTATTCGAAGAAAAAAATATTGAAAAAGAAGAAAAAAAGAAAAAAGATAAAAATCGAACTGGAAATAAAGATATTGAAATTATCAATATAAAGTTATTGAATGAAAAAAATGAAGTAAGTGATACTTATAATTCAGAAGACAAATTAAAAATAAAAGTTAAATATAAAAAGAATAATGAAAAACTAAAAGATTCTGTTTTCGGATTTGGAATTTTTAGGAATGATGGACTGAATTGTTATGGTACAAATACGTTTATTGATAATTTTGAGAAAATTAAAATTCAGGATGAAGGAATTGTTGAAGTAGACATAGAAAGTATTCAATTATTAGAGGGTAAGTATTATTTGGATATTGCTTTTCATGATGAATATGGAAAGCCATATGACTATATAAGAAAAGCAAATTTTTTTACCGTATATAGTATTTTAAAAGATACTGGAATATTTAGAATAAATCATAAGTTTAGTCACTTATAGAAAGGAATATATTAAAAGTATGGAAATAAAAGAAAATGACTTTGAAATAAATATAGACAATATTAATGTTGAAGAAATAATGAATAAAATAAGACAAAATATAAAAGATAAAGGATACTTGGAAGAAGAAAAAATAAATAATTTTGATTTCACTCCTAAAATAAGTGAAGAAGATAATTTTAGATATGATTTAGATATATTAAACCAAGTTTGGAATATTAATTTAGAAAGAGAAGTTTTGTCTAGGAATAAATTATTTTCATTTTTAAAAAAAGTAATTAGAAAATTGACAAGATGGTATATAGTTCCGATGCTACAGGATCAAATAACATTTAATTCATATGCTGTTAGAGCTATAAATAATTTGAATAAGCAATTAGATAAGAAAAATGAAGAAATAATAAAGCTATTAAACGAAAGGGATGAAGGAATAAAAAGATTATTAGATGAAAAAGATGAAAGAATAAAAAAATTAGAAAAAATAGAAAAAGAAAATAATTTTGATATGGATTATCTTGCTTTTGAAGATAAATATAGAGGTTCTGAAGAAAGTATACAAAAATTACAGGAAAAATTTGTAAGGTTATATGTCGGAAAAGATAATATACTGGATATAGGTTGTGGAAGAGGAGAGTTTATGAAAACTCTGCTAAATGCTGGAAAACAATATGTTTTTGGTATGGATATTAATCCGCAAATGGTTGAAAAATGTAAAAAAGATGGGTTATCAGTTGAATTAAAAGATGGGGTAAATTATTTATATGACAATGATAATCTAAATTTAGGAGGAATATTTTCATCACAAGTTATAGAGCATTTGAAACCATCACAAATAGTAAAATTAATAAAAGGAGCATATAAAAATCTTCAAGAAGGAAGTCCTCTAATTCTTGAAACAATAAATCCAATGGCATTGGTGACACAAACTATGGCATATACACTGGATTTGACACATAGACAGTATGTTCATCCGTTTACAATTGAAATGCTGTTAAAGGAACATGGATTTAAAAAAGTAGAATTTATTTACAGTTCTCCTGTTGATACAGAAGCTCCTGTACTTAAAGATAATGATATGGATCAAAAAGAATTAAAAAAATATAATGAAAAAATTAGAAGAATGCATGAAATATTATTTGGATATCAAGATTATGCGGTAATTGCATGGAAGTGATTGGTATGAAAAAAATAGCATTTATAGTTCCGTGGTACGGAGATAAAATACCAGGTGGAGCTGAAACTGAAACGAGAAATATAGTTAAAAATTTGACTAAAAAAGGAATAGAAATAGAAATACTTACAACTTGTGTAGAAAAGTTTTCTTCGGATTGGAATAAAAATTATTACAAAGAAGGTAATTATGAAGAAAGTGGAATAAAAATAAAAAGATTTAAAATTAGAAAAAGAGATAATAAGAAATTCGATAATGTGAATGCTTTACTTATGCAAGGAAAAAGAATAAATTTTGAAGAAGAACAGATATTTTTTCAAGAAATGATTAGAAGTACAGATTTAGAGAATTATATTGAAAAAAATATAGATAGTTACTCATTATTTTGTTTTATTCCATATATGTTTGGAACGACATATTGGGGTGTGAAAAAAGTGAAAAATAAATCTGTGTTAATTCCTTGTTTACATGATGAAGCCTATGCATATATGGAAAGTTTAAAAGAAATTTTTAAATTATCTTTAGGCTGCATTTTTTTAGCTAAGCCTGAAAAAGAATTAGCAGAAAAATTATTTGGGTTAAAAGGGACTAAAAAGAAAGTTATAGGTGGCGGATTAGATATAAATATTTCAGAGGATTTTAGTGGATTTAAAGAAAAGTACAACTTAAAAAATCCGTATGTTTTATATGCAGGAAGAAAAGATAAGGGTAAAAATATTGACTTATTAATAGAATATTTTAAAAAATTTAAAGAAAAAAATAGTGACAACTTAGACTTGGTTTTAATTGGAGGTGGACAACTTGAAATTCCAAAAGAAATAAAAGGTTGTGTTCATGATTTAGGCTTTATTAATATAGAAGATAAATATAAAGCCTATGCAAATGCAGTAACACTTGTTCAGCCATCAGTAAATGAAAGTTTTTCAATAGTTATAATGGAATCTTGGCTGACAGGAAGACCAGTGATTGTAAATAATAATTGTGAAGTAACAAAAAATTTTGCAATGGAATCAAATGGTGGATTATATTTTAATAATTATTTTGAGTTTGAAGAAATTTTAAAATTTTATATTAATAATCCAGATATAGTAAATAAGATGGGACAAAATGGTAAAGAATATGTTTTAAAAAATTTCGATAAAGAAATTGTTACAAAAAAATATATAGATTTCTTTAAAGAGTTAGTAGGTGAGAAAAATTAAAATAATACAAGTTTTACCAACGATTAGCTATGGAGATGCAGTTAGCAATGATGCAATAAATATTGATAAAATTTTAAAAAAAAATGGATATGAAACAGAGCTTTATGCAGAAAATATAGACAAAAAATTAAAAGATAAAGTTTTTAAAATAAGTAAATTAAAAAAAGTAAATAAAAATGATATTTTAATTTATCATAAGTCAACTGGAACAGATTTAAGTTTTTGGCTGGAAAAATACAAATGTAAAAAGATAATGAGATACCATAATATTACCCCAGGAAAATATTTAGAGAAATATAATAAATATCTGTATAATTTAGTGGAATATGGTAGAAAAGGTTTAGAATATGCAAGCAAATATTTCAATTATAGTTTGGCAGTCTCAGATTATAATAAAAATGAACTTGATGAATTAAGATATAAAAATACAATGACATTACCTGTATTAATTCCTTTTGAAGACTACAAGAAAGAACCTGATAAAAAAGTTATAAAAAAATATTCAGATAGTAAAAAAAATATATTATTTGTAGGAAGAATTACTCCAAATAAGGCACAAGAAGATATAATAAAATCTTTTTATTACTACAAAAAGTATGTAAATAAAGATTCAAGGTTAATTTTAGTTGGAAATGACAGCGGATTTGAAAACTATTCAGATTTATTGAAAAAATTAATTAAAGAATTGGGATTGGAAAGTGATGTTGTGTTTCCTGGACATATAAAATTTGAAGAGATATTGGCTTTCTATAGAGTGGCAGATTTATTTTTATGTATGAGTGAACATGAAGGATTTTGTGTACCATTGGTAGAAAGCATGTTTTTTGAAGTTCCAATTTTAGCATATAACAGTAGTGCAATAAAAGGTACTTTGGGAAATAGTGGAATAATTGTAAATAAAAAAGATTATTTTTTAATATCAGAATTGATGAATCTTATTCTTTCAGATGAAAACATTAAAAAAGAAATTATAAAGAATCAAAATAAAAGACTTGAGGATTTTCAGTTGGAAAAAGTAGAAAAAAAATTGTTAGAATTTATCAAGCGAATAGGTGGATAATATGAAAAAAAAAATTTTATTTGTTGTTCAAAGATATGGTTTGGAAGTTAATGGTGGAGCAGAATTACATTGTAGACAATTAGCTGAAAGGCTTATAGGGGATTATGATGTATCAGTTTTAACTACTTGTGCAATAGATTATGTTACATGGAAAAATGAATATGAAGCGGGAACAGAGTATATAAATGGTGTAAAAGTTATAAGAAAAAAAGTTGATTTTGAAAGGAATCAAAATAAATTTAATAAAATATCTGAAAAAATAAATAATGATAAGGAGAATAAAGATTTAGGAATAGAATGGCAAAAAGCTCAAGGTCCTCATTCATCAGAATTAATAAAATATCTTAAAGATTATAAAAAAAATTATGACGTTATTATTTTTCTTACATACTTGTATTATACAACTTATTTTGGATTACAAATTGCACCAGAAAAGAGTATATTAATTCCTACAGCTCATGATGAACCACCGATATATTACAGTATTTTTAACGATACTTTTAACTTGCCGAACACAATATTATATTCAACTACAGCAGAAAGAAACTTTGTAAATAAAAAATTTAAAAATGATTATATAAAAAGTGATATAGTCGGTTTGGGTGTAGATATTGATGAAAATGCAGCAGATATAGATTTAGAAAAAGTATTTGGTATAAAAGATGATTACATTGTTTATATAGGTAGAATTGATGAATCTAAAGGTTGTAAAGAAATGTTTGAAGATTTTTTAGAATATAAAAAAATATACAATAATAATTTAAAATTGATATTAGCAGGTAAAGGTGTTATGAAAATACCTAAAAATAAGGATATAATTGCTCTAGGTTTTGTATCTGAAGAAGAAAAAGTTAATTTGATCAGAAAATCTAAATTATTGGTGTTACCTTCAAAATTTGAAAGTTTATCATTATCTACTTTAGAAGCAATGTATTTAAAAGTTCCCGTTTTATTAAATGGGAAATGTGAAGTTTTAAAAATGCATGCTATACAAAGTAATGCAGGATTATATTTTGAAAGCAAATATGAATTTATTGAAGCACTGAATTTTATGATTAGTCATTCTAAAATAATGAGAAAAATGGGAGAAAATGGAATAAAATATGTTGGAAATAATTATAAATGGGATGTTGTAATGAAGAAATTAAAAAATGCTATTGAAGATATATAAAAAAATAATATAAGGAGTTAAAATGATAAAAAAAGGTATATGGAAAGAGTTTATTGTAGTAAGTATTGTGACTTTATTACTTACATTTATAATTTTACAGATTTGGGATATGAAGTTTAGTATACCATTGTCTTATCAGGGAGATGGGCTAGCAACAGCATATTTAGTTGAGACAATAAAGGAATCTGGATGGTGGTTTCAAAATAGTAGAGTAGGAGCTCCATTTGGAGGTACAACATATGATTTTTCAGCTTTTTATTTTGATAGTTTCAATTTTTTTATATTTAAAATAATAGTATTGTTTGTTAAAAACTGGGGAAAAGCAATTAATACTTTCTATATATTTTTATTTCCAGTTACAGCGTTAACAAGTCATTACACAATGAGAAAATTAAAAATAAATTTTTATATATCAATGTTATCTTCGATGTATTTTACATTTTTACAGTATAGATTTTTAAGAGGAACATCACATTTATTTTTATCAACGTATTATTTGATTCCTCTTATAACATTATTATTTTATTGGTTATATACAGATTGTGATATACTAGAGATAAAAAAAGGGTTTTTTAAGAATAAAAAGAACATATTTTCAATTATATTACTAGTTTTATTATCTTTATCAGGTATATATTATGCTTTTTTTTCGTGTTTCTTTTTTATGGTTATTTATTTGATAAAAATAAATAAAAATAATATAGTTAAAATTTCTAAAAAATTCGGATTAATATTTATTACGATTTTTAATACAGGTTTTTTAGCATATATTCCTGGAATATTATATAAATTAAAAGTAGGAGCGAACATAGAAAGTCCTCAAAGACATGTTTATGAAACAGAATTATATGCTTTTAGAATATCAAAATTATTTATTTCTCAGAAAATATTTTATTTAAAGGGAGGTTATTTTGAAAAAATTCAAAAAGGTATAATAAATTATTTTAATTTTTTTAAAGACACAGAAGGAATGGAATACTTAGGAATAATAGCAATAATGGGATTCATTTATTTATTATGGATAACTTTAAAAAAAGAAAAAACAGACAATAATCTAATAAATTTATTAGCATTATTGAATATAACAGGAGTATTATTGGCAGTTGCCTCAGGATTTGGTACTATTTTTGCAATACTTGTATCAGCTCAAATAAGAGCTTATAACAGAATATCTGTATTTATTGCATATTTTTGTATATTAGCAATAGCTATGAAAATAAATGATTTAATAAAAGGAAAAAATAAAAGACTTTGGTATCCATTATTGTCAATATTATTTTTATTTTCGATTTGGGAGCAGATTCCATTCTGTTCAGGAATAACTTATTCTAATTCGACGAAAAAATATAGAAAAAAATTTGATAGTGATAAAATTTTTATTTTACAAATAGAAAAAATATTAGGAAAAAATGGAATGGTTTTTCAACTTCCATATTATAAATTTCCTGAAATGGGAAATATTAAAAACTTGGGTGATTATGAAATGTTTAAGGGATATTTATTTTCCGAAAACTTAAAATGGAGTTATGGAGGTTATAGAGGACGTGAGTCAGATTTATGGAATAGATACATAACTTCTTTATCCATTGACGAAATGCTGGAAAAAATTTCAATAGCAGGATTTAATGGAATATATATTGATCGAAAGGCTTATACTAAGGATGAATATATGAAGTTAGAAAATGAAATAAGTAGTATCATAAAAGAAAAGGCATATATTAGTAATAATAAAGATTTAGTTTTTTTTAATTTAACAAATTATAGTAATAACTTGAAAAATAAATATTCCAAAGAACAGCTAGAAAAAGAAAAGACCAAAGTATTAAAAGTTTTAATAGCCTCAGAGGGATTTTATGGAAATGAGCAGTTAAAAAATAGAAAATGGAAATGGATGAAGAATAAAGCTATAATAACATTAGAAAATAATACATCTGCGGATGTAAATTATAATTTAAAAGTGGATGTTTTTTCGGAGTATCCTGAAAATTCAAAATTAATAATTGAATTTGATGGAAAAAAAGAAGAGTATATAATCAATAATAAAGGAAAAACATTAGATTTATCGTTTAATATGAAAAAAGGGAAAAATACAATAAAATTTTATACTAATACTAAACGTGTAAATTCAGGTCTTGATACGAGAGAGCTGTACTTAAGATTTGAAAATATTAAAGAAAATATAGACTAATAAGAAGTAGGAGGTTATTTAAAATGAAAGTTGTTTTACTTGCGGGAGGATTCGGCACTAGATTAAGTGAAGAAACTTATGCAATTCCTAAACCTATGTTGGAAATAGGAGGTAGGCCTGTATTATGGCACATAATGAAAATATATTCCTATTATGGGTTCAATGAATTTATCATTTGTTGTGGATATAAAGGGTATGTAATTAAAGAATATTTTGCCAATTATTTTTTGCATGCCAGCGATGTCACAATAGATATAAAAAATAATAATATTGAAGTTCATAATACAAAATCTGAACCATGGAAAATAACACTTGTGGATACAGGTTTAGAAACAATGACAGGTGGACGTATAAAAAGAATTCAGAAATATGTTGAAAATGAACCTTTTTTATTGACTTACGGTGATGGCGTATCAGATGTAAATATAAAAGATTTAGTAGAATATCATGAAAAAACTGGTAAATTATTAACTGTGACAGCTTATAAGCCACAAGGAAGATTTGGAGCATTGGATTTAGATGAAAAAGATGACGTTAAAAGTTTTCTTGAAAAACCTGCAGGAGATAATATGTGGATTAATGCAGGATATTTTGTTTGTCAACCTGAAGTATTTGATTATATAAAAGACGGCGATCAAACTGTTTTTGAAAAAAGGCCTCTTGAAGAATTAGCCAAAGACGGTAATATGAATGCGTTTAAACATTCAGGATTTTGGAAACCTATGGATATATTAAGAGACAACAAGGAATTAAATGCTATGTGGGACAAAAATGAAGCTCCATGGAAAGTATGGGAATAATTTTAGGAGGAAATATGGAATATTTTAATGGAGTCTATAAAGGAAAAATGGTTTTAGTAACAGGACATACTGGTTTTAAGGGTTCTTGGTTATCAATATGGTTAAAGGAATTAGGGGCAAATGTTATTGGGTATGCACTGGATCCGTATACTCAAAAAGATAACTTTGTTTTTTCGGGTCTAGAAAATAAAATAGTTGACATTAGAGGAGACATAAGAGATAAAAAACATTTAAAAGAAGTTTTCGATAAATACAAGCCGGAATTTGTATTTCATTTAGCTGCACAACCATTAGTAAGGCTATCTTATGACAACCCTGTTGAAACATACGAAACAAATGTTATGGGAACTATAAATGTATTGGAATGTATTAGAGAAACACCAGAGGTTAAAATAGGAATAATGATAACAACTGATAAATGTTATGAAAATAAAGAACAGATATGGGGGTATAGAGAAACAGATCCTTTAGGTGGATATGATCCGTATTCATCTTCAAAAGGTGCAGCTGAAATAGCAATAGGTTCCTGGAGAAGTTCCTACTTTAATCCAAAAGATTATGATAAGCATGGAAAGTCTATTGCAAGTGTCAGGGCAGGAAATGTTATTGGTGGTGGAGACTGGTCATTAGATCGTGTAATTCCTGACTGTATAAGAGCTCTTGAAAAAGGCGAACCAATAAATATAAGAAACCCAAAAGCTATAAGACCATGGGAGCATGTTTTAGAGCCATTGAATGGTTACCTGTCATTAGGCCAAAAAATGTATGAAGAACCAAATAAATATTCAGAAGCATGGAATTTTGGTCCAAATATTGAAGGGATTGTTCCAGTGTGGGAAATAGGCAAAAAAATAATAGAAAATTATGGGAAAGGTTCGTTGAAAGATGTTTCAAATCTAAATGAAATTCATGAAGCTCAGCTTCTTGCTTTAGATGTTACTAAAGCTAAATTCAGATTGAACTGGAAATCTAGATGGAATATAGATAAAACAATAGAGAAAACAGTTGAATGGTATAAAAAATATAATACTGAAGATGTTTATGAGTTATGTGTGAAACAGATTAGGGAATTTATTGAAAGTTAAATAAAAAATTAGGAAAATAGAGGTTATTTATATGAAAATATCAATAGTTATACCCTGTTATAATGAAGAAGATAATGTGATACCTATATGTCACGCTTTAAAGGAGATGTTTGCCAAAGATCTCCCAAAATATGAATATGAATTAATATTTATAGACAATAAATCAAAAGATAACACAAGAGAGAGACTTCGTTTATTGTGTAAAGAAGATTTACGTGTAAAAGCTATTTTTAATATAAAGAATTTTGGACAAAGCAACAGTCCTTTTTATGCATTATTTCAAAGTTCAGGAGATTGTACAGTATTTTGTTCTGCTGATTTTCAAGATCCTATTGAAATGATACCTGTTATGGTACATGAATGGGAAAAAGGACATAAAGTTATTACAACAATAAGAACAGGAACTAAAGAAAATAAGTTTATGTATTTTTTGAGAACGGTATATTACAAACTAATTAAAGCAATGAGTAAAGAAGAAATGATAGAACATTTTACTGGTTTTGGATTATACGATAAAAGCTTTATTAGTATATTAAAAAATTTAAATGAACCTATGCCTCTTTTAAGAGGATTAGTAGCTGAGTATGCTCCTGATCATAAATCAATAGAATATGAGCACCAACTTAGAAAGAGTGGAAAAAGTTCAAATAATTTTTTCACTCTATTTGACTTAGCGATGCTTAGTTTTACTAGCTACACCAAAAGTGGTCTTAGAATAGCAACTTTTTTTGGATTTGCAGTATCTTTAATCAGTATTTTAATTTCTATAGTATACTTTGTTTTAAAAATTTTGTTCTGGAATAAATTTGTTATAGGAACAGCTCCTATATTGATAGGTGTATTTTTTTTAGGAGGACTTCAATTGTTTTTTATAGGACTGCTTGGAGAATATATTATGAATATGAATTTGCGAATTATGAATAGACCACTGGTAATCGAGGAAGAAAGAATAAATTTTGACGAAAATAAAAAAGATGAACAGGAGAACTAGATGAAAAAGATAAAAATTCTTGATTGTACATTAAGAGATGGTGGACTAGGCTTAGAAGATGCTAATAAAACAGGAATAAAAACAGAGATTTTTGATAAAAATATAATTAATAAAGTAATCTTATCTTTTAGCCAAACTGATTTAGATATTATAGAATTAGGTTCGATTGAAATAACAAATAATGACATGACTAAATATTGCATTTATAAGTCTATAGAAGATATTTCCCAAAAAATACCATTAAACCATTCTAAAAATCAGATGTATGTAGCCTTATTTAGAGGACCAGATACGCCTATTGAAAATATACCAGATTGGAATGAAAATTATTGCAGAGGAATTAGAGTTATTATTAGATATTCAGAATTACAAAAATCTCTTGATTTCTGCAAAGCGTTGTCTAAAAAAGGTTATAAAGTTTTTGTACAGCCAATGCTTACAATGAGATATACTGAGGAAGAATTGGATTTAATTATCAAAGCCTCTAATGAGATGAAGGCCTACGTTTTATATTTTGTAGACAGTTATGGATATATGACTGAACAAGATGTAATTTATTTTTTAAAAAAATATGACGGTAGCTTAAATTCAAAAATAAAAATAGGATTTCATAGTCATAATAATTTAAATTTAGCATTTTCAAATGTAAAGGCTTTTATTAATTATGAAACTAATAGAGATATTATAATAGATTCCTGCGTATTAGGAATGGGGCAAGGAGCAGGAAATTTACAAACGGAGATTATTGCAGATTATTTAAATAGATATCATGATAAGAATTATAATTATGAAATGATATTGGAAATTTGTGAATTAATTGAGAAATTTTCTCCAAAACCTTTATGGGGTTATACCGTAACTACTTTATTGCCGGCTCTTCATAAAGTAGCGTACAAATATTCTATTAATTTAAGAGAACGGTATGGCTTATCTTATATAAAAATAAATTATTTATTAAAAAATATTCCAGAAAATTTAAGACACAGGTATACACAGGAAAATTTAGAGAAACTTTTGAATTTATTGAAGAAGGGCGAATAATATGAAAGTTGCCGATTATTTAGTTGGAAGTCTAATAAAGATGGGAATTACAGATGTTTTTGGTATACCTGGCGGAGTTGTTCTTGAATTTGTATACGCTTTAAATAAAAGAACAGAAAATATAAAAACGCACCTTTTACATCATGAACAAAATGCTGGTTTTGCAGCTCTTGGATATGCACAATCTACTCAAAAGATGGGGGTAGCGTTTGGAACAAAAGGTCCTGGAATTTTAAATTTAACAAGTTCCATAGCAGAAGCTTATTCTGATTCTATTCCTTCGTTGTTTATAACAGCACACTCACTTGATGATACGAGTGATAAGATGAGATTTATTGAAGATCAGGAAATAAATATAATTCCTATTTTTGAATCTATTACAAAGTATTGTGTTAGAGTAAATAATGCAGATTCTTTTATTGATGAATTGAAAAAATCTATCTATTTAGCTAATTCAGGAAGGAAAGGACCAGTTGTAATTGATATATCTTCAAAAATTTGGAGTAGTGAAGTTTTAGAAACAGAATTAGAAAAAGAAGTTTTAGAAAATGTGAATGATTCCAAAAATACTTTTGAAGATGCTGTTTTATCAATTGAAAAAAATCTTAATGAATCAAAAAGACCATTATTACTTATAGGTGATGGAATAAGGCAGGCAGGAATTGAAAAAGAAGTTATTGAATTTTCTGAAAAAAATAAAATTCCAGTTATCTATAGTAGAGGGTGTCAAGATATTATGTCAGGTTCAAAGATGGCTTTTGGTTATGTAGGAAGTCATGGCATTAGATATACGAATTATATATTATCAGAAGCAGACTTGTTAATTAGTCTTGGAAATAGATTATCTTTTCCTATAAAATCAAAAAGCTTTCTAGATATTTTTAATAAATGTAAATTGATTAGATGTGATATAGATGAAAATGAATTCATACGAGAAATTCCAAATAGTAAAAACTTCCAATGTAATGTAAAAGATGTTTTGAAAGAACTTCTTAATAAAAATATAGAAAATAATAATATATCCGAATGGTTAAATACCTGTAATAGAATAAAAGAAATTCTTTGGGATAGTGATACTAATACGCCTGTAAACGAAATAGCGCATTTATTAGATAGTCTTAGAGATACAGGAGCTATTGTTGGAGATGTTGGAAATAATGAATTTTGGTTATCAAGGGCTTATGAATTTTCTAAAAATAGTAATAAGATATTGTTTTCAAGATCGCTTGGAACAATGGGATGTTCAATTGGAAAAGCAATTGGTGCATATTATTCTTTGAAAAAAAATATTGTTTGTTTTATAGGTGATCAGGCACTTCAAATGAATCCGCAAGAATTACAGTTTATTTCTAATAATAAATTACCTATATGGATTGTAGTTATTAATAATAATTCTTCAGGAATGATTAAATCAAGACAGATTAGAAGATATAATTCAGAATTTTTATTAACAACAGAAGAAACAGGTTATAGTGTAGTTAATTTAGAAAAACTTTCTAATGTATATGATTTTAGCTATATTCAAGTAGAATCAATAGAAGATATTGATAATAAATTAATAGATTGTGACTATACAAAACCATTATTTATTAATTTTATAGTTGATGAAAACATAGATCTGGAAATATCTTTACCTATAGGAAATAGTTGTAAAGATATGGAGCCTAAACTAAGTAAAGAAATTTATGAAAAATTGAATTTAAATATAGATTATAAAAAGGGGAAAAAATGCTCGAATTAATCAAAAAAAATATAAAAAGGTATAGTAATTTTTTTAAATTTGCTATAGTCGGATTTGGGAATTTATTTGTTTCTTTATTGACTTACTATATCCTTGTATATTTTCATGTAAATTATCAAATTGCTAATATAGGAGGTTTTATAACAGGAACTATAAATGGGTATATTTGGAATAAAATATGGGTATTTAAAAATTCTTCGAAAAGTTTTTCTTCTATTATAAAATTTTATCTATCTTATTTAACTACTTGGCTTTTAAGTGCTATTTTATTATATATATGGATTGA is a window encoding:
- the rfbF gene encoding glucose-1-phosphate cytidylyltransferase, giving the protein MKVVLLAGGFGTRLSEETYAIPKPMLEIGGRPVLWHIMKIYSYYGFNEFIICCGYKGYVIKEYFANYFLHASDVTIDIKNNNIEVHNTKSEPWKITLVDTGLETMTGGRIKRIQKYVENEPFLLTYGDGVSDVNIKDLVEYHEKTGKLLTVTAYKPQGRFGALDLDEKDDVKSFLEKPAGDNMWINAGYFVCQPEVFDYIKDGDQTVFEKRPLEELAKDGNMNAFKHSGFWKPMDILRDNKELNAMWDKNEAPWKVWE
- the rfbG gene encoding CDP-glucose 4,6-dehydratase, coding for MEYFNGVYKGKMVLVTGHTGFKGSWLSIWLKELGANVIGYALDPYTQKDNFVFSGLENKIVDIRGDIRDKKHLKEVFDKYKPEFVFHLAAQPLVRLSYDNPVETYETNVMGTINVLECIRETPEVKIGIMITTDKCYENKEQIWGYRETDPLGGYDPYSSSKGAAEIAIGSWRSSYFNPKDYDKHGKSIASVRAGNVIGGGDWSLDRVIPDCIRALEKGEPINIRNPKAIRPWEHVLEPLNGYLSLGQKMYEEPNKYSEAWNFGPNIEGIVPVWEIGKKIIENYGKGSLKDVSNLNEIHEAQLLALDVTKAKFRLNWKSRWNIDKTIEKTVEWYKKYNTEDVYELCVKQIREFIES
- a CDS encoding glycosyltransferase family 2 protein, whose translation is MKISIVIPCYNEEDNVIPICHALKEMFAKDLPKYEYELIFIDNKSKDNTRERLRLLCKEDLRVKAIFNIKNFGQSNSPFYALFQSSGDCTVFCSADFQDPIEMIPVMVHEWEKGHKVITTIRTGTKENKFMYFLRTVYYKLIKAMSKEEMIEHFTGFGLYDKSFISILKNLNEPMPLLRGLVAEYAPDHKSIEYEHQLRKSGKSSNNFFTLFDLAMLSFTSYTKSGLRIATFFGFAVSLISILISIVYFVLKILFWNKFVIGTAPILIGVFFLGGLQLFFIGLLGEYIMNMNLRIMNRPLVIEEERINFDENKKDEQEN
- a CDS encoding thiamine pyrophosphate-binding protein; protein product: MKVADYLVGSLIKMGITDVFGIPGGVVLEFVYALNKRTENIKTHLLHHEQNAGFAALGYAQSTQKMGVAFGTKGPGILNLTSSIAEAYSDSIPSLFITAHSLDDTSDKMRFIEDQEINIIPIFESITKYCVRVNNADSFIDELKKSIYLANSGRKGPVVIDISSKIWSSEVLETELEKEVLENVNDSKNTFEDAVLSIEKNLNESKRPLLLIGDGIRQAGIEKEVIEFSEKNKIPVIYSRGCQDIMSGSKMAFGYVGSHGIRYTNYILSEADLLISLGNRLSFPIKSKSFLDIFNKCKLIRCDIDENEFIREIPNSKNFQCNVKDVLKELLNKNIENNNISEWLNTCNRIKEILWDSDTNTPVNEIAHLLDSLRDTGAIVGDVGNNEFWLSRAYEFSKNSNKILFSRSLGTMGCSIGKAIGAYYSLKKNIVCFIGDQALQMNPQELQFISNNKLPIWIVVINNNSSGMIKSRQIRRYNSEFLLTTEETGYSVVNLEKLSNVYDFSYIQVESIEDIDNKLIDCDYTKPLFINFIVDENIDLEISLPIGNSCKDMEPKLSKEIYEKLNLNIDYKKGKKCSN
- a CDS encoding GtrA family protein, which encodes MLELIKKNIKRYSNFFKFAIVGFGNLFVSLLTYYILVYFHVNYQIANIGGFITGTINGYIWNKIWVFKNSSKSFSSIIKFYLSYLTTWLLSAILLYIWIELLGISDIIAPVINVFITTPINYLMNKCWVFKNKQ